Part of the Eikenella corrodens genome is shown below.
GTATACCGCCTATCAGCGCGATGAAGACGAAGAAAACGAACAAGATGGCCTGGTGCTGCTGCGCAACGAGTCGGCCAACGGCCTGCTCGGCCGGGCGGATATGGGTTGGTGCGTTTCCGTGCGCTGCGAAATCAACGGCGAAGACGCGCTGATGGCGGCCTACCGGCTGCAAGACGAATTCGATGCCGAAGCCTGCCACCGGCAGCAAGGCATCGGCACAATTGCCGTAACCAACCTCACGCGGGGCGAGCGCACCATATTTGCCGCCACCGGCGAGCCGGAGCGCCTCATGGAGAAAGCACAGGCACTGTGCGAGCAGTTTGCCGAACTCAAGCCGCAGGCCGTGTGCGAATACGACCCGAGCTGGCGGCATTACCGGTTTTAAGTTTTCAGGTAGCCTTCCAGACGGGCGTTTGATGAGGCTGCCTGAAAGTAGAAGCAAGAAAGAAGCAAAGCAAATGAACAAGCAGTTTGGCAAAGTGGCCGTATTGAACGGCGGATTTTCCAGCGAGCGCGAAGTATCGCTCGATAGCGGCGCGGCCGTATTGGCCGCCTTGCAGAGCCGGGGCATCGATGCCCACCGGTTCGACCCGAAAGAACAAGACATCCTGCAATTGAAAGCGCAGGGTTTTCAGGTAGCCTTCAACGTGTTGCACGGCACTTATGGCGAAGACGGCACCGTGCAGGCGCTACTTGATTCCATCGGCATCCCCTATACCGGCTGCGGCATGGCCGCCTCCGCGCTGGGCATGGACAAATACCGCTGCAAACTGATTTGGCAGGCACTCGGCCTGCCCGTGCCCGATTTTGCCGTGTTGCAAGATGATACTGATTTTGCCACCGTGGAAGCGGAGCTCGGCCTGCCGATGTTTGTGAAGCCCGCAGCTGAAGGCAGCAGCGTGGGCGTGGTGAAAGTGAAGCAGGCGGGCGAACTGCCGAAAGTGTACCGCGAGTTGCGCGAACGCCATCTGCACGGCGAAATCATCGCCGAACGCTTTATCGACGGCGGCGAATAC
Proteins encoded:
- a CDS encoding D-alanine--D-alanine ligase, which codes for MNKQFGKVAVLNGGFSSEREVSLDSGAAVLAALQSRGIDAHRFDPKEQDILQLKAQGFQVAFNVLHGTYGEDGTVQALLDSIGIPYTGCGMAASALGMDKYRCKLIWQALGLPVPDFAVLQDDTDFATVEAELGLPMFVKPAAEGSSVGVVKVKQAGELPKVYRELRERHLHGEIIAERFIDGGEYTCAVLGQQALPSIRIIPATEFYDYDAKYFRDDTVYQCPSDLDAAGEAEIRRLAKAGFEAIGGRGWGRVDFLRSQSGKLYLLEINTVPGMTSHSLVPKAAAQTGLDFADLCVEVLSHATLG